The Argentina anserina chromosome 3, drPotAnse1.1, whole genome shotgun sequence genome includes a region encoding these proteins:
- the LOC126785854 gene encoding uncharacterized protein LOC126785854, with product MATDAKPKFQNPDFHPIPTDYAPVDHLAATPTAASAHDGLHFWQFMIAGSIAGMVEHMAMFPVDTVKTHMQALGSCPIKSVGIRQALGSIMKVEGPAGLYRGIGAMGLGAGPAHAVYFSVYEASKKYFSHGNPNNSAAHAVSGVFATVASDAVLTPMDMVKQRLQLGNSPYKGVWDCVKKVFREDGVKAFYASYRTTVLMNAPFTAVHFATYEAVKKGLMEISPEHADEERLIVHATAGAAAGGLASAVTTPLDVVKTQLQCQGICGCDRFKSGSIGDVVRTILRKDGYRGLVRGWAPRMLFHAPAAAICWSTYEASKTFFQELNDSDSNSGTVT from the exons ATGGCCACAGACGCAAAGCCCAAGTTCCAAAACCCGGACTTCCACCCCATTCCCACCGACTACGCCCCAGTCGACCACCTCGCCGCCACCCCCACTGCCGCTTCCGCCCACGACGGCCTCCACTTCTGGCAGTTCATGATCGCCGGCTCTATCGCCGGCATGGTCGAGCACATGGCCATGTTCCCCGTCGACACCGTCAAGACCCATATGCAAGCTCTCGGGTCCTGCCCGATTAAGTCGGTCGGTATCCGGCAGGCACTCGGCTCCATTATGAAAGTCGAGGGCCCCGCCGGGCTCTACCGCGGCATTGGCGCCATGGGCCTGGGCGCCGGCCCGGCCCATGCCGTCTACTTCTCGGTGTACGAAGCCTCCAAGAAGTACTTCTCCCACGGCAACCCGAACAACTCGGCAGCCCACGCTGTTTCCGGGGTTTTCGCGACGGTTGCGAGCGACGCGGTTTTGACGCCGATGGATATGGTGAAGCAGAGGCTGCAGCTGGGGAATAGCCCCTACAAGGGTGTGTGGGACTGTGTGAAGAAGGTGTTTAGGGAAGATGGGGTTAAGGCTTTTTACGCTAGTTATAGGACTACGGTGTTGATGAATGCGCCGTTCACGGCGGTGCATTTCGCGACGTATGAGGCGGTGAAGAAGGGGTTGATGGAGATTTCGCCCGAGCATGCGGATGAGGAGAGGCTGATTGTTCATGCTACTGCTGGTGCTGCAGCTGGAGGATTGGCCTCGGCCGTCACCACGCCGCTTGATGTGGTTAAAACTCAGTTACAATGTCAG GGAATTTGCGGGTGTGACAGATTTAAAAGTGGTTCAATTGGAGATGTGGTTCGAACAATACTGAGAAAGGATGGATACAGAGGACTTGTGAGAGGATGGGCTCCAAGAATGCTATTCCATGCCCCTGCTGCTGCTATCTGCTGGTCAACATATGAAGCGTCAAAGACCTTTTTTCAAGAACTCAACGATAGTGATAGTAACAGTGGCACTGTGACCTGA
- the LOC126785865 gene encoding uncharacterized protein LOC126785865, translating to MNATSPNDFIQALENHSGSDSDTNIDDEDAAAEYYQPVSAVDSEDDDDIQHPQHDAVVSHSQLLPNGVITDQAQRGVSSLRLNDGVNDSGNEEEEGEEIGEGSDSAIREDESRRNAPLTPENATRVMEAMRGISFAGVAPDWAERIPEENWIDRLRRLRQSPQS from the exons ATGAACGCGACCTCTCCAAACGATTTCATCCAAG CTCTAGAAAACCACAGCGGAAGCGATTCCGACACCAACATCGACGACGAAGATGCCGCCGCCGAGTACTACCAGCCAGTCTCCGCCGTCGATTCCGAAGACGACGACGACATTCAGCATCCCCAACACGACGCCGTCGTTTCTCACTCGCAGCTCCTCCCCAACGGCGTGATTACAGACCAGGCGCAGAGGGGAGTGTCGTCGCTCAGATTAAACGACGGCGTCAATGACAGCGGCAAcgaagaggaagagggagaggAGATTGGGGAGGGCTCTGATTCGGCGATCAGGGAGGACGAGAGCCGCCGCAACGCGCCGTTGACGCCGGAGAATGCGACGAGAGTTATGGAGGCCATGAGGGGGATCTCGTTTGCCGGAGTGGCTCCAGACTGGGCTGAACGGATCCCCGAAGAGAACTGGATCGATCGGCTTCGCCGGCTCCGGCAGTCACCCCAGAGTTGA
- the LOC126787492 gene encoding LOW QUALITY PROTEIN: shewanella-like protein phosphatase 1 (The sequence of the model RefSeq protein was modified relative to this genomic sequence to represent the inferred CDS: inserted 3 bases in 2 codons), with protein MVNKTVLVQLGDILDRGEDELAILSLLRSLDIQAKAEGGAVFQVNGNHESMNVEGDFRFEENGGFDECVDFLEYLDDCRNDWDEAFVDWIGVSRKLKEDRKMPQNYWDPWNLVKRQKGVIARSILLRPGGPLACELARHPVVLKVNDWLFCHGGLVPHHVAYGIERMNREVSQWMRGLSKSEDDPEIPFIATTGYDSVVWNRLYSRDHSDFDDYQNNQIHYILEKTLHAXLVVGHTPQTVGVNCKYDCSIWRIDVGMSSGVLNSRPEVLEIIGNKARVIRSXRDSFSELNVVDYI; from the exons ATGGTTAATAAGACA GTATTAGTTCAGCTTGGAGATATACTTGATCGAGGTGAGGACGAATTAGCCATTTTGTCATTGCTGCGATCCTTGGATATCCAGGCTAAAGCTGAAGGTGGAGCAGTTTTTCAG GTCAATGGAAATCATGAAAGCATGAATGTCGAAGGGGATTTTCGATTTGAGGAGAATGGAGGATTTGATGAGTGTGTTGA cttcttGGAATATTTGGATGACTGTAGAAATGACTGGGACGAAGCTTTTGTTGACTGGATTGGTGTTTCACGAAAGTTAAAAGAAGATAGGAAAATGCCTCAAAATTATTGGGATCCATGGAATCTAGTCAAG AGGCAAAAGGGTGTGATTGCCAGATCAATCCTTCTAAGACCAGGTGGTCCATTGGCGTGCGAGTTAGCGCGGCATCCTGTTGTTCTTAAGGTCAATGACTGGCTTTTCTGTCACGGTGGTCTTGTTCCTCACCATG TTGCATATGGAATTGAGAGAATGAATAGGGAAGTATCTCAATGGATGAGAGGCCTCAGTAAGAGTGAGGACGATCCTGAGATCCCTTTCATAGCCACAACGGGATATGATAGTGTTGTTTGGAATCGTTTGTACTCAAGAGATCATTCAGATTTCGATGACTACCAGAATAACCAG ATACACTATATTCTTGAAAAGACACTACATGC GCTGGTGGTAGGGCATACTCCTCAAACCGTAGGGGTAAACTG TAAATACGATTGTAGCATATGGAGGATTGATGTTGGAATGTCAAGTGGAGTTCTTAATTCAAGACCAGAG GTTCTTGAAATAATAGGCAACAAAGCAAGAGTTATCAGAA TGAGGGATAGCTTCAGTGAACTCAATGTTGTTGATTACATATAG
- the LOC126785853 gene encoding uncharacterized protein LOC126785853, whose translation MSAASLAVMSAASLAVSPISLNFSGLRNGSARPVLGFRNLSRSRVSMSVSVGSSPTVTDEALFADYMPTNAFLFPGQGAQGLGMGKEAQSVPAAAELYKKANDILGFDLLDVCINGPKEKLDSTVISQPALYVTSLAAVELLRARDGGQEIIDSVDVTCGLSLGEYTALAFAGSFSFEDGLKLVKLRGEAMQEASDAAKGAMVSVIGLDSDKVQQLCEAANEEVDDKDKVQIANFLCTGNYAVSGGVKGVEALEAKAKSFKARMTVRLAVAGAFHTRFMEPAVSRLEAKLAATQIRTPRIPVISNVDAQPHSDPDVIKKILARQVTSPVQWETTVKTLLSKGLKKSYELGPGKVIAGIVKRMDRSAEVENIGA comes from the exons ATGTCTGCCGCTTCTCTCGCCGTCATGTCTGCCGCTTCTCTCGCCGTCTCCCCCATTTCTCTCAACTTCTCCGGCCTCCGAAATGGCTCCGCCCGCCCCGTCCTCGGATTCCGCAACCTCTCCCGATCTAGGGTTTCCATGAGCGTCTCCGTCGGATCATCGCCGACTGTCACCGACGAAGCCTTGTTCGCCGATTACATGCCCACCAATGCCTTCCTCTTCCCCGGCCAA GGTGCACAAGGACTTGGAATGGGGAAGGAAGCTCAGAGCGTGCCGGCAGCTGCGGAGTTGTACAAGAAAGCTAATGATATTTTAGG GTTTGATCTTTTAGATGTTTGTATTAATGGACCGAAGGAGAAGCTGGATTCTACTGTTATAAGCCAG CCGGCTCTTTATGTCACCAGTCTAGCTGCTGTTGAGTTGCTTCGTGCACGCGATGGAGGTCAAGAGATTATTGATTCTGTTGATGTTACATGTGGCTTAAGTTTGGGAGAATACACTGCTTTGGCATTTGCTGGTTCATTTAG CTTTGAGGATGGGCTCAAGCTGGTTAAGCTAAGGGGAGAAGCTATGCAG GAAGCTTCTGATGCTGCCAAAGGTGCCATGGTCAGTGTCATAGGGCTGGACTCAGACAAGGTTCAGCAGCTGTGTGAGGCAGCCAATGAAGAAGTTGATGACAAAGACAAAGTTCAAATTGCAAATTTCCTATGCACT GGAAACTATGCTGTTTCTGGAGGTGTGAAAGGAGTGGAAGCACTAGAGGCCAAGGCAAAGTCATTCAAGGCCCGAATGACG GTGCGTTTAGCTGTGGCTGGTGCTTTCCACACTAGATTTATGGAGCCTGCTGTATCCAGATTGGAAGCAAAACTGGCAGCAACACAGATTAGAACTCCTAGAATACCAGTAATCTCCAACGTTGATGCGCAGCCACATTCAGACCCTGACGTGATTAAGAAAATACTGGCACGCCAG GTGACTTCCCCCGTTCAATGGGAAACAACAGTCAAGACTCTCCTCTCCAAGGGGCTGAAGAAGAGTTATGAATTGGGACCTGGAAAG GTTATAGCCGGCATTGTGAAGAGAATGGACAGAAGCGCTGAGGTTGAAAACATTGGAGCTTAG
- the LOC126785856 gene encoding probable protein phosphatase 2C 26, giving the protein MAVPIFRATVPKFHSLIHPLFSTSFPDEPSKKRRLLVSCAPSETKSVREGLSFCVGTHLIPHPSKVEKGGEDAFFVSSYNGGVISVADGVSGWAEQNVDPSLFPKELMAYASSFVEDAEVNDNPQVLIGKAHAATSSVGSATVIVAMLERNGILKIANVGDCGLRVIRGGKVYFSTLPQEHYFDCPFQLSSQAFGQTYRDAVLSSVELMEGDTIVMGSDGLFDNVFDHEIVSTLTGYRDVAEAAKALANLASNHSKDSKFESPYIIEARARGFQAPFWKKMLGMKLTGGKPDDITVVVGQVTSL; this is encoded by the exons ATGGCAGTTCCCATTTTCAGGGCCACAGTTCCCAAGTTTCACTCACTCATTCACCCCTTGTTTTCTACTTCATTTCCTGATGAACCTTCAAAGAAGAGGAGGCTGTTGGTCTCCTGTGCTCCATCAGAAACCAAGTCAGTTCG GGAAGGGCTGTCTTTCTGTGTTGGAACTCACCTTATTCCACACCCCAGCAAG GTTGAAAAAGGAGGAGAAGATGCTTTCTTTGTGAGCAGCTATAATGGGGGAGTTATTTCTGTTGCTGATGGTGTCTCTGG TTGGGCTGAACAGAATGTGGATCCATCACTGTTTCCTAAAGAATTGATGGCTTATGCTTCATCGTTTGTGGAAGATGCGGAG GTGAACGATAATCCTCAGGTTCTGATAGGAAAAGCACATGCTGCTACCTCCTCTGTGGGTTCTGCTACTGT GATTGTTGCCATGCTGGAGAGGAATGGCATTCTGAAGATTGCCAATGTCGGGGATTGTGGACTCAGGGTTATTCGTGGAG GTAAGGTATATTTTTCTACATTGCCACAGGAACATTATTTCGATTGTCCTTTCCAACTTAGCTCACAAGCTTTCGGCCAAACTTACCGTGATGCGGTG CTTAGCAGTGTTGAGTTGATGGAGGGAGACACAATAGTAATGGGTTCCGATGGACTTTTTGATAATGTCTTCGACCATGAAATTGTTTCGACATTGACAGGATACAGAGATGTTGCAGAGGCTG CAAAGGCATTAGCTAATTTGGCAAGCAACCATTCTAAGGATTCGAAGTTTGAGTCGCCCTACATCATTGAGGCCAGGGCCAGG GGTTTTCAAGCACCTTTTTGGAAGAAAATGCTTGGAATGAAGCTTACAG GTGGAAAACCAGATGATATCACTGTGGTGGTTGGTCAGGTTACAAGTCTATGA